The window GATGTGGCCAGCGGCGAGGTGACCCAGTACTGCATCAGCGGATACCGAACACCGATCTGGTCTCCCGATGGACGCCAGATTGCCATCAATCAAAATATCGATGGTCTGGATACATTCAAAATCGTGGATCTCGAAGCCAGTGTGGCCTACGACATTACCGGAGAAGCGGCCATGAAGGTTGAAGGCTGGATGGTGCCGCCGCCGTGATGGACAGAATCTGAAATGGCTACGACGCACACGTACGGCGGATACATGCTTTGCTGCCCTTCCTGCAATCGCATGGTGAAACTGGGCCTGGCCTGGTTTGGTCTCTTTCCCATGCGCAGCGGATTGGGACCCGCCGAGTTCGTCTGTACCAAATGCGATACAGTCTACGAATCTGGCCTGCAAGAGTGGGCGCATATGAGCAAAGGGCGGAAGATCAATTTCATCTTCCACTCACTCGTATATGCCATAATTGGCGGCTTCTTTACCGCAGGGTTGATCCTTGTAATCGAAGGAGCAGCCACAAATCCGGATATCTCGTTCTTCGACAATCTGGCGACTGGTAAACTGCTGATCATCTGGGGCTGCATCGCAGGGGTCGTGCTGCTGACCCAAGCCCTGCGGGTGAGTCTCTCACTGGAACGCACCATGACGGAAACGAAACCCTATCCCGCCAGGTATACGGACTGGCAGATCAATTTGCAGGCCTGGGTGCTAAAGATCCTAATTGTGTCCTTCATCGGCATTTACCTCGGTCTCAAGTATTTCGGTTAAATCAATCCTGGCCAACCTTTGTCGGTAGTGGTTGGCCAGGATATTCTTCGACTACGCAGCGTTTTCCACTACGGAATGTCCTGCTTTTCCTCACAGAGTACGGCGCGGTCTCTCCCGCTGCCGCCCAGGCAGACGTCGTACCCGTGTCCGCCGTTGAGCAGATCGCGATCCGCGCCGGCGTCGATCAGGTCGTCCCCCAGGCCTCCGACGAGCAGATCGTAACCCGCGCCGCCAAAGAGCTGATCGTCGCCTTTCTGGCCGAGCAGCAAATCGTTGCCGCCCAGTCCACAGACGATATCGTTCCCCGCACCGCCGAGGATCAGGTCGTCCCCATCCGTGCCCACGATGACGTCATCGCCGGAGGTGCCGCGGATCAAGAAGTGGTAGGCCTGCCCATCTTGCGGTCCGCCGACGATCATGCCGTTGAAATCTACGTAGATCGTGGCATTCTCCCCGCCGCATTGCGGGATCAGATTCAAGCCCACCATCACCGGATCGTGATCGGAAGCGCGGAACGGATCGGGCGCATACAGGTCCGGCTGATTGTAGTCGTTGTAATCCAGAGCGGCCGGTTCGTCGGCGTTGATGTGCCAGATGGCCACGTCCGTCACCTGGGGCGCCAGATTACCGTTCGCCAGCGCATGGTCGAGGTAGCCCGCCTGTCCGTCGAAGACGTAGGAATACGCCAGCGAACCCTCGAACAGGTTCACCATGTCCGTGTAACCCGCCGACTGCAGCGCTGCGATGGGATCCTCCATGGCGTAGGAGTTCAAATCGCCCATGATGATGAAATCGGGATCGCCGCTGCCGGTCGGATCGCTCGCCAGCCAGTTGGCCAGCGCGATGGCGGCGCTGGTGCGGGTCAGGTTGCAGTTGCCCTGGCCGTCGCCGGTGTCCGGATCACCGATGTCGTCACAAGCGGAACCCTTGGACTTGAGGTGGTTGACCACCACGGTGAAGCTCTCCCCGCTGAGATTTTCGGCGAAAGTCTGCGCCAGCGCCGGACGGTTGCGTTCGTCGTTGAAACCCGGATCGACGGAGGAATCCAGCAGCGCGAATTCCCCGATGGGCGTCACGCTGGCCGGTTGATACAGGAAACCGACCTTGATGGCATCCGAGCCGATCGTGCCGGTGTCCACGTAGGCGTAGGTGCCGGTGCCCACGACGTCATTCAAACCGGCAACCAGATCCGCAAGGGACGCGGAGGCGTTGTTCTCCAACTCGATCAGCCCGACCACGTCTGCATCCATTGCGGCGATGGCGCTCACGATCTTGTCCCGCTGGCGGACGAACTCCTCCACGCTGTCCGCACCGCGGCAGTCTTGATTCTCTTCCGGACCGCAGATCGGATTGCCCTCGTCGATCGTGGTGAAGTAATTCAGCACGTTGAAGCTGGCCACGGTCAGGCGGCCTCCCGTGTCCGGTGCAGTGAGCGGACGCGCGTTGCCGACCGCCAATTCGACCGGCTGCACGGGTTGAATTTCGTAGCGGCTGTAGGCGTAACCCAGGGCGCCGGTCAAGCCGCTGACCGTGTCGCCGGCGCGCAGCGTGGTGCCGTCGATCAGATACGGCGGCAAGGGCAGCGGATTCTCGACCGAGCTGCCGTCGTCCAGCTGGATCAAGCGCAGGTTGTTTTGTTGCTGCAGCGCGTCGGCCGCCTCGCCCGGCAGGGTCACGTTGGTCGGCGTGTACAGCCGGCCATCGGCGGAGAGATCGACCTCACCGTAGCGGCCCTGCGTGTAATTTCCCGTAACGGTCAGCGTCTGCGGGAAGGTAACCAGCATGCCTTCCCGGCGTTCGAAGTCATCCATATTCGCCGCCGGCAGGTTGAACGCCGTCGGCTGCGGTTCGTAGCCCGTGCTGCAGATTATCAGATTGTTCACGCCGCTCAACTCGGTCAGGCCGTAGTATTCGCTGACCCCTGCCTGCAGGCGGACTACATCACCATAAGCCACGTCGACCCCGAAGCTGCCGTCGTAAACGAAGATGCCCTCCGAAGTGGCAGGATCAGCGTCTTCGTCGGCCGTTTCCTCCTGCAGGAAGAAACCGCCCAGGCCGTCGTAGCCCTGGAAATCGCCTACGACCACACCTTCAGCCACGACCACCTGCCCGACCAGCGGGCTGGTGTCTCCAGTGCCCTGAATGGCGTGAATGGGGGTGGCGTCATCGCCGCAGAACCCGAAGAAGCAGTTGTTCGCCGCGCCGGGTGTTTCCCCGCCGACGGTGAACGGTCCGATGCGGAAGCCGTCCTCACAGCGGAAGACGTAGCCGGGTACGTAAGAACCGTCCGGCCCCACGGTGGGCGGCCCGTAACTGTATTCGGTCCCCGTCGGCGGATTCTCTTCCTCGATCAGGGCGATCAGATCGACGATCGCCGACCAGGGAGTGAAGTCGAGCACACCGTCGTCGTTCGTATCGAGATCCTCGCCGTTCGATCCCGTGAAGCCCTGCACCAGCAGGTGCGTGACGTTGTCGCTGTTTTCGAAGTTCAAAGAAGCGACCAGATCGGCTGTGCCCAGCGTGAACGTGCTCTCGGCGGCGACAAAGTAGCCCGAGGCGGGGATCGTCGACCCGTTGAGGTCGGTGACGTTCTCGATCACGCCGCTGCCACCCGAGGTGCTGTCCCCGATCACAAGGTAGGTCAGGCCGTCGAGTGAGGCTCCCGGAGGACCGACCAACTCGAAGAATTCGTCGGTGTCCGTGCCGTCCTGGTCGATGCGAATCTCGCTGATCAGAACGTCCGGCGGCGGCACGACGCAGTGATTCGCCGCGCCAGGGGTGTCCTCCCCATCTAGGGGATCGAAGGCGCCGATCGTCCAGCCACTAGGGCAGACGAAGGCCAAGCCGGGCACGTAGGAACCGTCCGGTCCCACGGTGGGCGGACCATAATGGTATTCGGTATCGGTCGGTGGATTGTCTTCCTTGATCAGGGCGATCAGGTCGACCTGCGCCGTCCAGGGAGTGACGTCAAGAATGCCGTCGTCGTTCGTATCGAGATCCTCGCCGTTCGATCCCGTGAAGCCCTGCACCAGCAGGTGCGTGACGTTATCATCGTTCTCGAAATTCAGGCTCGTGACCAGATCGGCCGTGCCCAGCGAGAAGGTGTCTTCGGCGGCGACGAAGTAGCCCGAAGCGGGAATTACCGCACCGCTCAGGTCGGTGACGTTTTCGATCACGCCGCTTGCGCCTGCGGTGCTGTCTCCGATCACCAGGTAGGTCAGCCCGTCGAGCGAAGTACCCGGCGCACCGGCGAGTTCGAAGTACTCATCGGTATCCGTGCCGGGCTGGTCGATGCGGATTTCGCTGATGGCCACCTCTGGTGGTGGTTCGGGTGTGGGCGTCGGCGGCGTACCGCCGAAAGACTGCCCGACGTTGATCGCACCGAAAGAGCTGGCCGCAGGAGCGTTCCAGACGAAGTCCTCGTAGATCGTCCCCACACCCGTGAGCTGCAGCGATTCACCCAGCGGCGTATCGTTTGGTTCGGAGACACCGATGTCGGTCGAGGTGAGGCCATCGGCCGGCCCTCCGACGGCGGTAAAGCTGCCCTCGTAGCTGAGGAACTGGATCACCGCGCCGCCCGGATCGACCAGCGCGATGCCGTCCGGCGAACCGTTCTGGATGCCGGATTGCGCGAAGGCCAGTGCACCGTAGCCGTCCCCCTCGTCGAGAATGAGCCCGCTCAGGTCGAGGTCGGCGTACTGCGCACCCCCGTTGCCGTTGTAGAAGACCAGAGACCAGCCGGCCAGGTCCGTGCCGGCCGGTCCGGCGATCTCGACGGCTTCGTCGGCGTCCGTACTGACGTTGTCGTAGTGAATCTCGTTGATGAATATCGCCGTGCCCGCCGACTGCGCCTGTAAGGCGAGTGCGGGCAGGAGTACCAGGATGGTGCTGAGCATTACTGCGCGGAAAGATCGTGCGGCGGTTCCCGAGCGCTTGAACATGATTTCCTCCTCAAAATCGTATTCGGCTCTCTCATAAAGAAACCGCCCGGCCTCCCCCTCGGTCGGGCGACGTGAGTCGCGACCTTGCTCTGCGCTCCCCCTACCCCGAAACTGAGGCGTTCGTTGCCGTTATTCAATTGTGCGGGTTAAGATTATCACAGGCGCGAGGGGGTTTCAATACTTGAGGTCAACAACGTATTCTATGATTCACGGTCAACGGATCGCCGTTGCGATTCGGCTGCTTTGGAAATCCGATATAATCTTTAGCCATAGGTCCCGATTGGAGTGGATGTGCAGATGGTTGTCATCCATGCAAGAAGACGGCGTTAGAGGAGAACCGAACATGGCGAAACGCATCAACGGTCAAATTCGCAAGATCCTGCGCATCGTAGGCGAAGTGATCTCTCAGATGCTCAACGTGCCCATCCTTTCCGGAATGATGATCATCTTCCTCTTCTTCCACCTGCCGATCGAAATACCCCACCGCGTGGCCGGTTTCAGTTGGGCGATGCTAT of the Anaerolineales bacterium genome contains:
- a CDS encoding ExeM/NucH family extracellular endonuclease codes for the protein MFKRSGTAARSFRAVMLSTILVLLPALALQAQSAGTAIFINEIHYDNVSTDADEAVEIAGPAGTDLAGWSLVFYNGNGGAQYADLDLSGLILDEGDGYGALAFAQSGIQNGSPDGIALVDPGGAVIQFLSYEGSFTAVGGPADGLTSTDIGVSEPNDTPLGESLQLTGVGTIYEDFVWNAPAASSFGAINVGQSFGGTPPTPTPEPPPEVAISEIRIDQPGTDTDEYFELAGAPGTSLDGLTYLVIGDSTAGASGVIENVTDLSGAVIPASGYFVAAEDTFSLGTADLVTSLNFENDDNVTHLLVQGFTGSNGEDLDTNDDGILDVTPWTAQVDLIALIKEDNPPTDTEYHYGPPTVGPDGSYVPGLAFVCPSGWTIGAFDPLDGEDTPGAANHCVVPPPDVLISEIRIDQDGTDTDEFFELVGPPGASLDGLTYLVIGDSTSGGSGVIENVTDLNGSTIPASGYFVAAESTFTLGTADLVASLNFENSDNVTHLLVQGFTGSNGEDLDTNDDGVLDFTPWSAIVDLIALIEEENPPTGTEYSYGPPTVGPDGSYVPGYVFRCEDGFRIGPFTVGGETPGAANNCFFGFCGDDATPIHAIQGTGDTSPLVGQVVVAEGVVVGDFQGYDGLGGFFLQEETADEDADPATSEGIFVYDGSFGVDVAYGDVVRLQAGVSEYYGLTELSGVNNLIICSTGYEPQPTAFNLPAANMDDFERREGMLVTFPQTLTVTGNYTQGRYGEVDLSADGRLYTPTNVTLPGEAADALQQQNNLRLIQLDDGSSVENPLPLPPYLIDGTTLRAGDTVSGLTGALGYAYSRYEIQPVQPVELAVGNARPLTAPDTGGRLTVASFNVLNYFTTIDEGNPICGPEENQDCRGADSVEEFVRQRDKIVSAIAAMDADVVGLIELENNASASLADLVAGLNDVVGTGTYAYVDTGTIGSDAIKVGFLYQPASVTPIGEFALLDSSVDPGFNDERNRPALAQTFAENLSGESFTVVVNHLKSKGSACDDIGDPDTGDGQGNCNLTRTSAAIALANWLASDPTGSGDPDFIIMGDLNSYAMEDPIAALQSAGYTDMVNLFEGSLAYSYVFDGQAGYLDHALANGNLAPQVTDVAIWHINADEPAALDYNDYNQPDLYAPDPFRASDHDPVMVGLNLIPQCGGENATIYVDFNGMIVGGPQDGQAYHFLIRGTSGDDVIVGTDGDDLILGGAGNDIVCGLGGNDLLLGQKGDDQLFGGAGYDLLVGGLGDDLIDAGADRDLLNGGHGYDVCLGGSGRDRAVLCEEKQDIP